TGAAGCTCATCGCCGGTGAGCTGCGCCCTGTCGCGGGCACGGTGCGAGTCAGGCCAGGCTTCGCACTGTTCGACCAGAAGGTCAGCCTGCTCGATCCTGCGATCTCGATCCTCGACAATTTTGGGCGTCTCAATCCGAGAGCGGGGGTGAATGAATGCCATGCCGCGCTGGCTCGTTTCATGTTTCGCGCGGATGCGGCGCTGCAGCTCGTCGGCAGCCTGAGCGGCGGCCAGCTGTTTCGCGCGGGCCTCGCCTGCGTGCTGGGGGGATCGATGCCGCCATCGTTGCTGATCCTGGACGAGCCGACCAATCACCTTGACCTCGACTCCATCGAAGCCGTCGAAGCGGGCCTGCGAGCCTATGATGGCGCGCTGCTCGTCGTCAGTCACGATGAGACGTTCCTGGAGGCCATTGGGATCACACGCCGGCTCGATCTGGCCGATCGTTCCGGCTGACGGAACAATGATACCGGCTCGCGGCCGGCGGCGCCTACCAATGCTGACGATGCAAACCTTGACAGCGCAGATCGCCTGACAATTCTTCAAAAACCCGACGCTCTGCCCCCAGCGCGTCGGGTGGAATGGATGAGTATCAATCCGTGATCCCAACCCTGGTGTTGTGACTCCAGTCCTACCGATTTTCTACTCCGGGAAACTACCGCAACGGAACCGGGCGGCGTCTGCCTTCGATCTTCGCGCGGCGACTCTACACACCACCGCCGGGCTCCAGCGCTTCGCCGAGCTCCAGCGGATGCGCCATGGTCGCGTGCAGCGCCTCGCGGTCGAGCTCGCCTTCCGAGATGCTGATGACGACACAGGCGACACCATTGCCGATGAGGTTGGTCAGCGCACGGCACTCGCTCATGAACTTGTCGATGCCGACCAGGATCGCGATCGACTGGATCGGGATGTCAGGCACGATCGACAGCGTCGCTGCAAGCGTGATGAAGCCCGCGCCTGTCACCCCGGATGCGCCCTTCGAGGTGATCATCGCGATGCCGAGAATGCCGAGCTCCTGCCAGATCGTCAGATGCGTGTTGGTCGCCTGCGCCAGGAACAGCGTCGCCAGCGTCATATAGATGTTGGTGCCGTCGAGGTTGAAGCTGTAGCCGGTCGGGATCACGAGGCCGACCACCGAGCGCGAGGCGCCGAGATGCTCCATCTTCTGGATCATCTGCGGCAGCACTGTCTCCGACGAGGAGGTGCCGAGCACGATCAGGAGCTCGTCCTTGATATAAGCGATGAAGCGAATGATGGAGAAGCCGGCAAGCCGCGCGATCGAACCCAGCACGATCAGCACGAACAGGATGCTGGTGAGATAGAATGTGCCGATCAGGGCGGCGAGGTTGAGCAGCGAACCGAGGCCGTATGCGCCGACGGTGAACGCCATCGCGCCGAACGCGCCGATCGGTGCCGCGCGCACGATGATGCGGATGATGCCGAAGAACATCTTGGCGGCCTTGTCGATCGCTTCCGCGATCGGCTCGCCTGATTTCCCGAGGAAGGCGATGGCGAATCCGGAGAGGATCGAGACCAGCAGCACCTGCAAGAGATCGCCGCGCGCGATCGCGCCCACATAGCTGTCGGGAATGATCGCCATCAAATGGGCGACGATGCCGTCTTCATGCGCCTTGGACACATAGGTCGCGACCGATTTCGGATCGATGGTGGCGGGATCGATGTTGAAGCCGTGCCCGGGCTGGAGAATCTCGCCCACCAAGAGACCTATGGCGAGCGCGACGGTCGAGACCGTCTCGAAATAGATCAGCGATTTCAGTCCGACCCGGCCGACGCGCTTGAGATCGCCCATCGAGGAGATGCCGTGCACGACGGTGCAGAAGATGACAGGCGCAATCATCATCTTGATCAGCGCGATGAAGGCGTCGCCGAGCGGCTTCAGGGATTTGCCGAGGTCCGGATAGAAATAGCCGATGAGCACCCCGAGCACGATCGCGATCAGCACCTGGACATAGAGGATCTTGTACCAGGGCTGGTGCCGGCGGTGGACGGCTGGCTGGATCGCAATCTGTGCCATAAAATTTAATCCCGAAACGCATTGATCTTGCATGATTTACATCATCTGATGATCACAGCATAAGCAACAATCACATTTTTGTCGGATCGCACGAACATCAATCGCTGCGCCGCAATGGGGGGAACATGTCGAACGCATCAGGCGCGGACGAGCAATCGCAACGCTATTTTCCGCGTTGGAAGCTGAAGACCTCGGGTGTGATCATGCCCGGGGAGCGGTTGCCATGGGGACAGACCGTCGTCTCCGGCCTCCAGCATTGCGTTGCAATGTCTGGCTCGACGATCATCGCGCCGCTGTTGATGGGATTCGATCCCAATGTTGCGGTCCTGTTCTCCGGCATCGGCACTCTGATCTTCTTCGTCATCGTCGCGGGGCGCGTGCCGAGCTATCTCGGCTCCAGCTTCGCGTTCATCGCCGTCGTCCTCGCCGCCACCGGCTACACCGGGCACGGACCGAATCCGAACATCTCGGTCGCGCTCGGCGGTATCGTCGGGGCCGGGGTGCTCTATGGCGTGATCGCACTGATCGTGATGTGGTCGGGCATCGGTTGGGTCGAGCGCCTGATGCCGCCGGCTGTCACCGGCGCCGTGGTCGCCGCGATCGGCCTCAACCTTGCGCCGGTGGCGGTCAAGGCGGTGAGCGCGAACGCGTTCGAG
This genomic interval from Bradyrhizobium guangzhouense contains the following:
- a CDS encoding dicarboxylate/amino acid:cation symporter, whose translation is MAQIAIQPAVHRRHQPWYKILYVQVLIAIVLGVLIGYFYPDLGKSLKPLGDAFIALIKMMIAPVIFCTVVHGISSMGDLKRVGRVGLKSLIYFETVSTVALAIGLLVGEILQPGHGFNIDPATIDPKSVATYVSKAHEDGIVAHLMAIIPDSYVGAIARGDLLQVLLVSILSGFAIAFLGKSGEPIAEAIDKAAKMFFGIIRIIVRAAPIGAFGAMAFTVGAYGLGSLLNLAALIGTFYLTSILFVLIVLGSIARLAGFSIIRFIAYIKDELLIVLGTSSSETVLPQMIQKMEHLGASRSVVGLVIPTGYSFNLDGTNIYMTLATLFLAQATNTHLTIWQELGILGIAMITSKGASGVTGAGFITLAATLSIVPDIPIQSIAILVGIDKFMSECRALTNLIGNGVACVVISISEGELDREALHATMAHPLELGEALEPGGGV